The following proteins come from a genomic window of Halorussus halophilus:
- a CDS encoding twin-arginine translocation signal domain-containing protein, with amino-acid sequence MTARKSKTERTETTEASSRRRFLKATGAIGAATVGVSGTLGAFSTDVAAQESPIQFAGRRGGWRGVAPESIRGRTNPTLSLERGTTYTVVWVNRDGLPHTFSIEDAEGNRLEVLKPIDASEVDVGGMNQTVTRVEETTAMTNETTTAEGTTTAEETATNETTAATETPTAEGRVTTLAGELVDVSQELTEEGAVQAVQFVATVEMSRYRCTVHPGTMVGNITVESGGP; translated from the coding sequence ATGACAGCACGAAAGTCGAAGACGGAGAGAACAGAGACGACCGAAGCGTCGTCACGACGCCGATTTCTGAAAGCCACGGGTGCAATCGGCGCGGCCACAGTCGGCGTGTCGGGAACGCTCGGCGCGTTCAGCACGGACGTAGCCGCACAAGAGTCGCCGATTCAATTCGCGGGCCGCCGGGGAGGATGGCGGGGCGTCGCACCAGAGTCGATTCGCGGACGGACGAATCCGACGCTCTCGCTCGAACGCGGGACGACCTACACCGTGGTCTGGGTGAACCGCGACGGATTGCCACACACGTTCAGCATCGAGGACGCTGAGGGGAACAGGTTGGAAGTTCTGAAGCCAATCGACGCGAGCGAAGTCGATGTCGGCGGCATGAACCAGACCGTCACGAGGGTCGAAGAGACGACTGCGATGACGAACGAGACGACAACAGCAGAGGGGACGACAACGGCGGAGGAGACGGCGACGAACGAGACGACGGCAGCGACCGAGACGCCGACTGCCGAAGGCCGGGTGACGACGCTCGCTGGCGAACTCGTGGACGTGTCCCAAGAGTTGACTGAAGAGGGGGCCGTGCAGGCGGTGCAGTTCGTCGCCACAGTGGAGATGTCGCGCTACCGATGCACAGTTCACCCGGGGACGATGGTCGGAAACATCACGGTCGAGAGCGGCGGCCCGTAG
- a CDS encoding DUF7504 family protein, which translates to MTETTLIRTRVGGDGQTLVLRESPDEIPLSLLVDDPTTDDVLAVTYDGPRRFLDTWRSHAKRPPRNVGVVSVGAAMRATSAAKSGSSATGGPQNVVRGVADPSNPAAVHRAVEGYLDSWPVDGRTVVYFDSLNVLVDHVGAADARAFLDDFLSSLAAHDADSYFCLTPSEHDSDGLRTIRALFDTVVEFDRSESRESPEPSVDDCFAAVRKSLRRRVLDALSETDGGLSTDELTRLVAGAEPTERRSVRISLLQVHLPKLSEYGFVTHDRQYERVTRGPHFDQIRPYLRPDESTSESESEPESDVESES; encoded by the coding sequence GTGACCGAGACGACGCTAATTCGGACGCGCGTTGGCGGCGACGGGCAAACCCTCGTACTCCGGGAGTCGCCCGACGAGATACCGCTGTCGTTGCTCGTAGACGACCCAACGACCGACGACGTTCTGGCAGTTACGTACGACGGCCCGCGTCGGTTCCTCGACACGTGGCGGAGTCACGCAAAACGACCACCGCGAAACGTCGGCGTAGTCAGCGTCGGCGCGGCGATGCGTGCGACGAGCGCCGCCAAGAGCGGCAGTTCCGCGACGGGCGGCCCGCAGAACGTCGTTCGTGGTGTGGCCGACCCCTCGAACCCGGCGGCGGTACACCGTGCAGTCGAAGGCTATCTCGACTCGTGGCCAGTTGACGGCCGAACGGTCGTATACTTCGACTCGCTGAACGTGCTCGTAGACCACGTCGGTGCGGCCGACGCGCGTGCGTTCCTCGACGACTTCCTCAGTTCGTTGGCGGCCCACGATGCGGACTCCTACTTCTGTCTGACGCCGAGCGAACACGACAGTGACGGTCTCCGAACGATTCGGGCACTGTTCGATACGGTGGTCGAGTTCGACCGTTCGGAGTCCAGAGAATCCCCCGAACCGTCCGTAGACGACTGTTTCGCCGCCGTCCGGAAATCTTTGCGCCGACGCGTCCTCGACGCCCTCAGCGAAACAGACGGTGGACTCTCGACGGACGAACTCACCAGACTGGTCGCCGGTGCGGAACCGACCGAACGACGGTCGGTCCGAATATCGCTCCTACAGGTCCACCTCCCGAAACTGAGCGAGTACGGGTTCGTGACCCACGACCGACAGTACGAGCGAGTGACGCGCGGCCCGCACTTCGACCAGATTCGGCCGTATCTTCGGCCCGACGAATCGACGTCGGAATCGGAGTCAGAACCGGAGTCGGACGTAGAGTCGGAGTCGTGA
- a CDS encoding HalOD1 output domain-containing protein, producing the protein MSKPDVYEDETVSRLLEVEGQDEAYHAYHDPAGSATLSETVIEAIADIADVDPTTTLIPLAEAVDPDSLDTLFENREANPNSCVVFYLCGLEVATYADGHVRIRNAPSSTREE; encoded by the coding sequence GTGTCAAAACCAGATGTATACGAAGACGAAACTGTTTCGAGACTGCTCGAAGTTGAGGGACAGGACGAAGCGTACCACGCGTACCACGACCCGGCAGGTTCCGCGACGTTGAGCGAGACGGTTATCGAGGCAATCGCCGACATCGCGGACGTAGACCCGACCACGACGCTCATCCCACTCGCGGAGGCTGTAGACCCCGACTCACTCGACACGTTGTTCGAGAACCGGGAGGCCAACCCGAACTCCTGCGTCGTCTTCTACCTCTGTGGACTGGAAGTCGCCACCTACGCGGACGGTCACGTACGGATTCGAAACGCCCCGTCGTCCACGCGAGAGGAGTGA
- a CDS encoding DUF7503 family protein, with protein sequence MTKTLRSRVAKRPRLVGALFALFVLLASVGNAAAGRCLAVIFGP encoded by the coding sequence ATGACCAAAACGCTACGCTCGCGGGTCGCCAAGCGACCCAGACTCGTCGGCGCGTTGTTCGCCCTGTTCGTACTACTCGCCTCCGTCGGAAACGCGGCCGCCGGGCGTTGTCTGGCAGTAATCTTCGGACCTTAA
- a CDS encoding twin-arginine translocation signal domain-containing protein has translation MTRRQSRRRFLKAAAATSVVAGLNAAVLARGQETDEQTILLGGRTSGWLGYRVPGGEPDADSNPTLNLQPGTTYTLLWKNVDAQPHNFAIQDSNGNNLQVLRPISVSADQFESMNQSAGNQTAGNDSGMMGNDSGMMGDNGTTTAGGELLAQTEIISEQGAVQGVQFTATEEMATYICLVHPNTMVGEVSLSGGDGGAGNNSSA, from the coding sequence ATGACACGAAGACAATCTCGTCGCCGCTTCCTGAAAGCGGCGGCCGCGACCAGTGTGGTAGCAGGCCTCAATGCTGCGGTCCTCGCACGGGGGCAAGAAACCGACGAACAGACGATTCTGCTGGGAGGCAGGACGAGCGGTTGGCTCGGCTATCGAGTGCCTGGTGGAGAGCCAGACGCCGACTCGAACCCGACGCTGAACCTCCAGCCTGGGACGACCTACACGCTACTCTGGAAGAACGTAGACGCTCAACCGCACAACTTCGCCATCCAAGATTCGAACGGGAACAACCTCCAAGTTCTCCGGCCAATCTCCGTCAGCGCCGACCAGTTCGAATCGATGAATCAGAGCGCAGGAAATCAGACGGCTGGGAACGACTCGGGAATGATGGGCAACGATTCGGGGATGATGGGTGACAACGGAACCACGACCGCGGGCGGCGAACTCCTCGCACAGACCGAAATCATCTCCGAGCAGGGAGCGGTTCAAGGCGTCCAGTTCACCGCCACCGAGGAGATGGCGACGTACATCTGTTTGGTCCACCCGAACACGATGGTCGGCGAAGTATCGCTGTCAGGTGGCGATGGCGGAGCGGGGAACAACAGTTCGGCGTAA
- a CDS encoding DUF7504 family protein, protein MSSGATTPLFRGSGATADEERFVQQLQELKRSGSSVLVTGKVQANVAMRHGRLALGDETNAQVVASAHSTPGALLPEGVSALDPTVTMIRRTNQHRSVTFEDASSAANEAELSELREDIGDAVAAFNAQYELGPSALRATVDSLGELLDESDVEDAEHFLRDVSRSVKLVNGGCYFYLRRADDSDVVQRLSSVVDARVELRQTRREAQQRWHIPGEGITTDWISL, encoded by the coding sequence ATGAGTAGCGGAGCGACGACACCGCTCTTCCGTGGCTCGGGGGCCACTGCGGACGAAGAGCGGTTCGTCCAGCAGTTACAGGAACTGAAGCGGTCGGGGAGTAGCGTTCTCGTCACGGGGAAAGTCCAAGCAAACGTCGCTATGCGACACGGGCGACTGGCACTCGGCGACGAGACGAACGCGCAGGTCGTCGCGTCCGCACATTCGACGCCGGGGGCACTCCTCCCCGAGGGCGTGTCGGCACTTGACCCGACAGTGACGATGATACGTCGGACGAATCAACACCGGTCGGTCACGTTCGAGGACGCCTCCTCGGCGGCAAACGAGGCCGAGTTGAGCGAGCTTCGAGAGGACATCGGCGACGCGGTGGCCGCGTTCAACGCACAGTACGAACTGGGACCGAGCGCGCTCCGCGCGACGGTCGATTCGCTCGGTGAACTGCTGGACGAGTCCGACGTCGAGGACGCCGAGCACTTCCTCCGAGACGTATCCCGGTCCGTGAAACTCGTCAACGGCGGCTGTTACTTCTACCTGCGGCGGGCGGACGACAGCGACGTCGTCCAGCGATTGTCTTCCGTTGTCGATGCCCGCGTCGAACTCCGACAGACGAGACGCGAGGCCCAACAGCGGTGGCACATTCCCGGCGAGGGAATTACCACGGACTGGATTTCACTGTAG
- the aroC gene encoding chorismate synthase, with amino-acid sequence MNGNSFGRLFQVTTFGESHGEAMGVTVSGCPAGLELSEEDVQADLDRRKPGQSMITTSRGEPDHVSIKSGLQDGYTTGTPIGMVIDNKDARSEKYEPFITAPRPSHGDFTYSAKFGTRNWGGGGRSSARETVNWVAAGAIAKKILESEGVELKAHVNQIGDIEAPEVSFEQILEHSEENEVRCAHPETAEQMRERIDEYQEEGDSIGGSIYFEARGVPRGLGAPRFDSLSARLGQAMMSVPATTAFEFGLGREAREWTGKERNDDWEFAGEGEDADPVPKENDHGGIQGGISSGEPIYGEVTLHAPTSIPKTQTTVDWETGEEKQEKVIGRHDPVLPPRGVPVVEAMLALTLVDFMLLSGRVNPDRMDGKPGEYDTEYHPSSPQNE; translated from the coding sequence ATGAACGGCAACAGTTTCGGGCGACTCTTTCAAGTCACCACGTTCGGCGAGAGTCACGGGGAGGCGATGGGCGTCACCGTCTCGGGATGCCCCGCCGGTCTCGAACTCTCCGAGGAGGACGTACAGGCAGACTTAGACCGGCGCAAACCCGGCCAGTCGATGATAACGACTAGCCGCGGCGAACCCGACCACGTCTCGATAAAATCTGGCCTTCAGGACGGCTACACGACCGGGACGCCAATCGGGATGGTCATCGACAACAAGGACGCCCGCTCGGAGAAGTACGAACCGTTCATCACCGCACCTCGGCCCTCCCACGGCGACTTTACCTACTCGGCGAAGTTCGGCACGCGCAATTGGGGCGGTGGCGGCCGCTCGTCCGCGCGCGAGACAGTGAACTGGGTCGCGGCGGGAGCGATTGCGAAGAAAATCCTCGAAAGCGAAGGTGTCGAACTCAAAGCGCACGTCAACCAAATCGGCGACATCGAAGCGCCCGAAGTCAGTTTCGAGCAGATACTGGAACACAGCGAAGAGAACGAGGTCAGATGCGCGCACCCCGAGACGGCCGAACAGATGCGCGAACGAATCGACGAGTATCAGGAGGAGGGCGACTCCATCGGCGGATCGATTTACTTCGAAGCGCGCGGCGTCCCCAGAGGCCTCGGCGCGCCGCGATTCGACTCGCTGAGCGCGCGACTCGGACAGGCTATGATGTCCGTGCCAGCCACCACCGCCTTCGAGTTCGGACTCGGCAGAGAGGCTCGCGAGTGGACAGGAAAAGAGCGAAACGACGACTGGGAGTTTGCTGGGGAAGGCGAAGATGCGGACCCCGTTCCCAAAGAGAACGACCACGGCGGGATTCAGGGCGGCATCTCCTCGGGCGAACCGATTTACGGCGAGGTGACGCTCCACGCGCCGACGTCGATTCCGAAGACCCAGACCACCGTAGACTGGGAGACCGGCGAGGAGAAACAGGAGAAGGTCATCGGGCGTCACGACCCGGTGCTACCGCCGCGCGGCGTGCCGGTCGTAGAAGCGATGCTGGCCCTGACGCTGGTCGATTTCATGCTGCTGTCGGGACGCGTGAACCCCGACCGGATGGACGGCAAGCCCGGCGAGTACGACACCGAGTACCACCCGAGCAGTCCACAGAACGAGTAG
- a CDS encoding TIGR04282 family arsenosugar biosynthesis glycosyltransferase, with product MTVLAVVTDPPREGLVLPDLADSSPLTEREAADLYAAMVKDTIRAAERSGGDVLVNYRPDDLIPEEFHGEQSAEAEVRALAKTALESFEDARFEKQVGSTFSARVGNTVTHLLEQEEVQSAAVVDGLAPTLTRKDIDSAAMKLRRNEVVLGPSERGRVFFAGFTDTIDFEDAYQIPELETLTHRAVDAGHEVDYLPQMPTVETGDDLLTLVSLLESRVTAGRVVPEHTATLLDELNLRVRADDGERMLVRE from the coding sequence ATGACCGTACTCGCCGTCGTCACCGACCCACCGCGGGAGGGCCTCGTCCTCCCAGACCTCGCCGACTCGTCGCCGCTCACCGAGCGCGAAGCCGCCGACCTCTACGCCGCGATGGTCAAGGACACCATCCGGGCCGCCGAACGGAGCGGCGGCGACGTGTTGGTCAACTACCGGCCGGACGACCTGATTCCAGAGGAGTTCCACGGCGAGCAGAGCGCGGAGGCGGAGGTCCGCGCGCTCGCCAAGACCGCGCTCGAATCGTTCGAGGACGCGCGATTCGAGAAACAGGTCGGTTCGACGTTCTCTGCTCGCGTTGGCAACACCGTCACTCACCTACTCGAACAGGAGGAGGTACAGTCGGCCGCAGTCGTGGACGGCCTCGCACCGACGCTGACCCGCAAGGACATCGACAGTGCGGCGATGAAACTGCGGCGCAACGAAGTCGTCCTCGGTCCCAGCGAACGCGGCCGGGTCTTCTTCGCTGGCTTCACCGACACCATCGACTTCGAGGACGCATACCAAATCCCGGAACTGGAGACGCTGACCCATCGCGCTGTGGACGCGGGCCACGAGGTGGACTATCTGCCCCAGATGCCGACTGTCGAGACGGGTGACGACCTGCTGACGCTCGTCTCGCTACTCGAATCTCGCGTGACTGCCGGGCGCGTCGTGCCCGAACACACGGCGACCTTGCTAGACGAGTTGAATCTGCGGGTCAGAGCGGACGACGGAGAGCGGATGCTGGTCCGCGAGTAG
- the sugE gene encoding quaternary ammonium compound efflux SMR transporter SugE encodes MSWTYLFLAAVFEVAWAVGLEYTEGFTELWPSVGTVGAMILSMGLLAQAVKTLPIGTAYAVWTGIGAVGTAIAGIVLFGEPRNAARLVFILLIVSGVAGLKLTAGH; translated from the coding sequence ATGTCGTGGACCTATCTGTTTCTCGCCGCCGTCTTCGAGGTCGCGTGGGCAGTCGGACTGGAGTACACCGAGGGCTTCACTGAACTCTGGCCGAGCGTCGGCACCGTCGGGGCGATGATTCTGAGCATGGGCTTGCTCGCGCAGGCAGTGAAGACGCTCCCCATCGGCACTGCCTACGCCGTCTGGACTGGCATCGGCGCGGTGGGGACTGCAATCGCAGGTATCGTGCTGTTCGGCGAACCGCGGAACGCTGCGCGACTGGTCTTCATCTTGCTCATCGTGTCCGGAGTCGCGGGACTGAAGCTGACTGCGGGGCATTAA